The following proteins are co-located in the Solenopsis invicta isolate M01_SB chromosome 7, UNIL_Sinv_3.0, whole genome shotgun sequence genome:
- the LOC105202402 gene encoding poly(A) RNA polymerase gld-2 homolog A isoform X2 — protein sequence MYHSVFPSQMMVHIMGGHQTSGQCPPAQTHNLHINGVNALHQSDFPQYGPNISGHNRHRTIQTGSPLDLLQLIKVDVPSSLRRIEYMQSNNNSSNLNWERRINTSNHSSIIPFTNFNFKPTNANSTKKPNWNNRNSRRSSNRNFSKYEAYNSDSGFSSRSPTPNKHYVDNSLTESSDERDSTSSVRGQWLNKKHHKVHPNNRGYNNTANDLISSAHQFYPIQRPNGNYDTTNSTPRLHIQNYQNRRRYLSGKNENASTQRFPRNRKYSVVSNYDMFPGSIAAPDRFLARSHLVQLTSTPNNLVAGSSWDDLSEQIWRKFITHQQTEATYKKKMMLWKHLNTYVKTLHPNYCVFVVGSTMNGFGSNDSDVDICLLVKHKEMDVRCIAIEHLMEVLKHLKQNDFVEQLEIIHAKVPIITFFDAARKFKVDMNCNNSVGIRNTHLLYCYSKLDWRVKPLALVVKLWAQWHNINNPKCRTLSSYSLVLMVIHFLQCGTNPPVLPCLHSMFVNKFRPDADIYNINIHEDLNISSNRLPKNHQSLGELLFEFFKYYVEFDFSQYAISVRLASKIPKEECRMVQSSKNDPYQWKYLCIEEPFDLTNTARSVYDPDMFSKIIFILNITYTRLKQRYSLSDVFQEMRLVMIGTEWGLMISDEE from the exons ATGTATCATTCTGTATTTCCATCACAAATGATGGTGCACATAATGGGAGGACACCAAACAAGTGGACAATGTCCACCGGCACAAACTCATAATCTACATATTAATGGTGTGAATGCATTGCATCAATCTGATTTTCCACAATATGGTCCGAATATCTCTGGACATAATAGACATCGTACGATACAG ACAGGATCTCCACTGGATTTACTACAATTAATAAAAGTCGACGTACCATCATCATTACGACGTATAGAATACAtgcaatcaaataataattcatcTAATTTAAATTGGGAAAGACGCATAAATACATCCAACCACTCATCAATTATACCatttacaaactttaatttcaaGCCTACAAATGCTAATTCGACAAAGAAACCAAATTGGAATAACAGAAATAGCAGACGGAGTTCAAATAGGAATTTCTCAAAGTATGAGGCATATAATAGTGATAGTGGATTTAGTTCCCGTTCGCCAACACCGAACAAACATTACGTTGACAATAGTTTAACAGAGTCTTCAGATGAACGAGATTCCACGAGTTCAGTAAGAGGACAATGGCTAAA CAAGAAACATCATAAAGTACATCCAAATAATAGAGGATATAATAATACAGCAAACGACTTAATTTCGAGTGCACATCAATTTTATCCAATTCAACGGCCCAATGGTAATTATGATACTACCAATTCTACTCCAAGATTACACATACAAAATTATCAGAACAGAAGAAGATACTTGTCAG GCAAAAATGAAAATGCATCAACACAAAGATTTCCACGAAATCGTAAATATTCTGTAGTATCGAATTATGACATGTTTCCTGGAAGTATTGCAGCTCCTGATAGATTTCTTGCTAGATCTCATTTAGTACAATTAACTTCTACACCAAACAATCTCGTTGCTGGATCATCATGGGATGATCTGTCCGAACAAATTTGGcgtaaatttattacacatCAACAAACCGAAGCAACTTATAAGAAGAAAATGATGCTATGGAAACATCTTAACACATACGTTaag aCTTTACATCCAAACTATTGTGTATTTGTGGTCGGTTCAACAATGAATGGCTTTGGTTCAAATGATAGCGACGTTGACATATGTCTTTTAGTGAAACACAAAGAAATGGATGTTAGATGTATAGCTATAGAACATTTAATGGAAGTGCTAAAGCATCTTAAACAAAATG ATTTCGTTGAACAACTCGAAATTATACATGCAAAAGTACCTATTATAACATTCTTTGATGCAGCACGAAAATTCAAAGTCGATATGAATTGCAACAATTCTGTCGGCATTAGGAATACGCATCTGCTATACTGTTATTCAAAAc ttgattGGAGAGTAAAACCATTAGCACTTGTCGTTAAACTTTGGGCTCAATGGCATAACATTAATAATCCAAAATGTAGAACATTGTCTAGTTACTCTCTAGTCCTTATGGTTATACATTTCTTACAAT GTGGTACCAATCCTCCCGTTCTGCCATGCTTGCATTCaatgtttgtaaataaatttaggCCGGACGCGGATATTTACAATATCAATATTCATGAGGATTTGAACATTTCATCCAATCGTTTACCTAAGAACCATCAATCCCTTGGggaattattatttgaatttttcaaatattacgtTGAGTTTGA TTTCAGCCAATACGCGATATCTGTACGTTTAGCAAGCAAAATACCTAAAGAGGAGTGTCGTATGGTGCAATCGTCCAAAAATGATCCTTATCAATGGAAATATTTGTGTATTGAag AGCCATTTGATTTGACTAACACAGCTAGATCTGTCTATGATCCGGACATGTtctctaaaattatattcatattaaatattacatatacaaGACTGAAGCAAAGATATAGTTTAAGTGATGTGTTTCAAGAGATGCGTCTAGTGATGATTGGTACTGAATGGGGGCTAATGATAAGTGACGAAGAATga